In Paenarthrobacter sp. GOM3, a single window of DNA contains:
- a CDS encoding ComF family protein produces the protein MTSFPPAPKAAGRRRREDPDLRAPVTGRARYRGLDRQPIGRVLFALQKTLAELLALLVPVECVCCNAEDTVLCGSCAKRVRQLCREPFRAEQEAPALVDVDGTAKIGVVAAGPYRDELAQCLLSFKHYGQWRLAGVLATCLGKAVASATGGQQGYRLVPVPTSTSAFAKRGFSPVHLLLLWMRLRRMHPQCPALDALVKTARPIRHGLSRFSPGNLVAWLANVVLGRDAGNDQGGQKGLGRGGRASRVRGSMRVRHRWSKELKGARCILIDDVLTTGATLAEAARAVTAAGGVVCGAVVLAATRPPAYASVVTGDDPRVVDKTKSKNKRLKDE, from the coding sequence ATGACTTCCTTCCCTCCCGCCCCAAAGGCCGCCGGCCGCCGTCGTCGCGAAGACCCTGACCTCCGGGCACCGGTCACTGGCCGTGCACGTTATCGTGGGCTGGACAGGCAACCCATCGGCAGGGTGCTTTTCGCGCTCCAAAAGACCCTGGCTGAACTGCTTGCCCTGCTGGTCCCTGTGGAGTGCGTCTGCTGCAATGCCGAAGACACCGTCCTCTGCGGATCGTGCGCAAAGCGGGTCCGCCAACTGTGCAGGGAGCCCTTTCGGGCGGAGCAGGAGGCCCCGGCCTTGGTCGACGTTGATGGCACGGCGAAGATCGGGGTGGTGGCTGCCGGGCCGTACCGCGATGAGTTGGCGCAGTGCCTGCTTTCTTTCAAGCACTATGGCCAGTGGCGGCTGGCCGGTGTACTGGCCACCTGCCTTGGCAAGGCCGTGGCCTCTGCCACCGGTGGCCAGCAGGGCTATCGCCTTGTCCCGGTACCAACCAGTACATCAGCGTTCGCGAAGCGCGGATTCAGCCCTGTGCACCTCCTGCTCCTCTGGATGCGGCTGCGGAGGATGCATCCGCAATGCCCTGCCTTGGATGCGCTTGTGAAGACGGCACGTCCGATCCGGCACGGGCTCAGCCGGTTCTCACCCGGCAACCTTGTTGCCTGGCTTGCCAACGTCGTGTTGGGCCGTGACGCCGGCAACGATCAGGGCGGGCAAAAGGGGCTGGGGCGGGGCGGAAGGGCCAGCAGGGTGAGGGGATCCATGCGTGTGCGGCATCGATGGTCCAAGGAGCTCAAAGGTGCACGGTGCATCCTGATCGACGACGTGCTCACTACGGGGGCCACCCTTGCCGAGGCGGCGCGGGCCGTGACGGCGGCGGGCGGTGTGGTTTGCGGCGCCGTGGTTCTCGCGGCCACGAGGCCACCAGCCTACGCCTCCGTAGTGACCGGCGACGACCCCAGGGTGGTTGATAAGACAAAATCAAAAAATAAACGGCTAAAGGATGAATAA